The following are from one region of the Rhodopirellula sp. P2 genome:
- a CDS encoding 3-deoxy-D-manno-octulosonic acid transferase, which yields MWLNLAYAAALTAVSPLVLHRMIRHGRYRRGVGQKLLGLSPERAAEIRGDAERTIWLHAVSVGEVNLLPELVRRFENQHPEIALAISSSTDTGYDLARKHFGDERVFFCPLDFSWAVRRTLKNLRCEQLVLAELELWPNLIRCAQEANCSVHVINGRLSETSAGRYQQFAKVLRSTFARLDSVGCQDTSAAERFIACGVAPENVTVTGSLKFDNAPRTRDTTEVNERINWSGIDPWHRVWCFGSTQTGEEAMALRVYDRLRSQHPELRLILVPRHVERFEEVAERIQSQGLSPIRRSRNESQYADQWDSDEVILIDTIGELRHWWGVSHIATVGGSFGDRGGQNMLEPAGYGCAVSFGPNTKNFDTIAKQLIAAEAAIRVADEAELEQFVARCLTDIQAADSLGQAARELVNQHRGAYQKTVEMLLPTKVKPLQRAA from the coding sequence ATGTGGCTCAACCTCGCCTACGCCGCTGCCCTGACAGCGGTCTCGCCATTGGTTTTGCACCGGATGATCCGCCACGGACGCTATCGCCGCGGCGTCGGTCAGAAACTGCTGGGACTGTCGCCCGAACGCGCCGCTGAAATCCGCGGTGATGCCGAGCGAACCATTTGGTTGCACGCGGTCAGCGTCGGCGAAGTCAATTTACTTCCCGAACTGGTTCGCCGATTCGAGAATCAGCATCCTGAAATCGCACTGGCGATCAGTTCCTCCACCGACACCGGTTACGACCTCGCTCGCAAGCACTTCGGTGATGAACGCGTCTTCTTCTGCCCACTGGATTTCAGCTGGGCCGTTCGTCGCACGCTGAAGAATCTCCGCTGCGAACAATTGGTGCTGGCGGAACTGGAACTGTGGCCCAACCTGATTCGCTGTGCCCAAGAAGCAAACTGTTCCGTCCATGTCATCAATGGCCGACTCAGCGAAACCAGTGCGGGACGCTATCAACAGTTTGCCAAGGTCCTGCGTTCCACGTTCGCGCGTTTGGATTCCGTGGGCTGCCAAGACACATCGGCAGCCGAGCGTTTCATTGCTTGCGGAGTCGCCCCCGAAAACGTCACCGTCACGGGTTCCCTGAAATTCGACAACGCACCTCGCACACGGGACACCACCGAAGTCAACGAACGAATCAATTGGTCCGGGATCGATCCTTGGCACCGAGTGTGGTGCTTTGGCAGCACCCAAACTGGCGAAGAAGCGATGGCTCTGCGTGTCTACGATCGCCTTCGATCTCAGCACCCCGAACTCCGCCTGATCTTGGTCCCGCGTCACGTCGAACGATTCGAAGAGGTCGCCGAACGAATTCAATCCCAAGGCCTGTCCCCCATTCGTCGCAGTCGCAATGAAAGCCAATACGCCGATCAATGGGATTCCGACGAAGTCATTTTGATTGACACCATCGGCGAACTTCGGCACTGGTGGGGCGTCAGTCACATCGCCACCGTCGGCGGCAGCTTTGGCGATCGAGGCGGCCAAAACATGTTGGAACCCGCGGGTTATGGCTGTGCCGTGTCCTTCGGCCCCAACACGAAAAACTTCGACACGATCGCCAAGCAATTGATCGCCGCGGAAGCCGCGATTCGCGTGGCGGACGAAGCCGAACTCGAACAGTTCGTGGCACGCTGTCTGACCGACATCCAGGCTGCCGATTCGCTCGGCCAAGCCGCTCGCGAGTTGGTCAACCAACACCGGGGCGCGTATCAAAAGACGGTGGAGATGTTGTTGCCCACGAAAGTCAAACCGCTTCAACGAGCCGCCTAG
- a CDS encoding Gfo/Idh/MocA family protein has protein sequence MMSGKKLPNRRDILVGGTALAASGLSRISPAQDPVPSSPNDRLKIAAIGVGGRGGSNLRTMEKTGLVDIVAVCDVDTRFTDHAIQRHPKAKAFRDFRKLYDTVGGEIDGVVVSTTEHTHAFATMPALQLGKHVYCEKPLAYNIEETRKITEAAERAGVVTQMGTQIHAGSNYHRVVELIQSGAIGDVSEAHVWVNRAWGLQSEADAKKHRDLLHVDSRPSDIMTPPDHVDWDLWLGPAPVRHYHSVYFPGPRWYRWWDFAGGTMSDLGSHWNDLPFWALQLDAPTTVEAFGPPAHPEIAPASMSAKYEYPQRGDRGPVSVSWYQGTHKPEIWQRGEIPRWDSGILFIGSKGMLLSDYGKHVLLPEESFVDFEPPARFVPDSPGHHAQWVQACLGEGETASPFSYAGPLTEANHLGNVAYRVGKKITWDRDKMECVGCPEAAPFIAREPREGWSLS, from the coding sequence ATGATGTCAGGCAAGAAACTTCCAAACCGACGTGACATTCTGGTGGGCGGGACCGCTTTGGCGGCGTCCGGTCTCTCCCGAATTTCACCTGCTCAGGATCCCGTCCCATCCTCCCCCAACGATCGCCTGAAGATTGCGGCCATTGGCGTGGGCGGGCGAGGTGGCTCGAACCTGCGGACGATGGAAAAGACAGGGCTTGTCGACATCGTTGCGGTCTGTGACGTGGACACGCGATTCACCGATCATGCCATCCAACGACATCCAAAGGCCAAGGCGTTTCGCGATTTTCGAAAACTGTACGATACCGTTGGTGGCGAGATTGATGGTGTCGTTGTCAGCACCACCGAACACACTCACGCGTTTGCAACAATGCCAGCGTTGCAGCTCGGCAAACATGTCTACTGCGAAAAGCCGTTGGCGTACAACATCGAGGAAACGCGGAAGATCACGGAAGCGGCGGAGCGAGCCGGTGTCGTCACCCAAATGGGAACTCAGATTCACGCCGGCAGCAATTACCATCGGGTCGTGGAATTGATCCAAAGCGGCGCGATTGGTGATGTCAGCGAAGCTCACGTCTGGGTCAACCGAGCCTGGGGTTTGCAATCCGAAGCAGATGCGAAGAAACACCGCGACCTTCTGCACGTGGATTCGCGTCCGAGCGACATCATGACGCCGCCGGATCATGTCGACTGGGATCTGTGGCTGGGTCCCGCCCCCGTCCGTCATTATCATTCGGTCTACTTCCCCGGACCTCGTTGGTATCGCTGGTGGGATTTCGCTGGTGGAACCATGTCGGACCTCGGCAGCCACTGGAACGACCTGCCGTTCTGGGCCTTGCAACTCGATGCGCCAACCACGGTGGAAGCCTTCGGCCCTCCGGCCCACCCCGAGATCGCCCCCGCCTCGATGTCAGCGAAGTACGAGTATCCCCAACGTGGCGATCGCGGTCCGGTCTCCGTTTCTTGGTACCAAGGAACGCACAAGCCCGAAATCTGGCAACGCGGTGAGATCCCTCGCTGGGACAGTGGGATCTTGTTCATTGGCAGCAAAGGCATGTTGTTGTCCGACTACGGAAAACACGTGCTGTTGCCCGAGGAATCCTTCGTGGACTTCGAGCCGCCAGCCCGATTCGTGCCCGACTCGCCCGGCCATCATGCACAGTGGGTCCAAGCGTGCTTGGGCGAGGGTGAAACTGCGAGCCCATTCAGCTATGCCGGACCACTCACCGAAGCCAATCACCTTGGCAACGTTGCTTACCGAGTCGGCAAGAAGATCACCTGGGATCGAGACAAGATGGAGTGCGTGGGATGCCCCGAAGCCGCCCCCTTCATCGCCAGGGAACCACGCGAAGGCTGGTCGCTCAGCTAA
- a CDS encoding alpha/beta hydrolase has protein sequence MQNSCHSPIRSWLGAVAPIALLGFFGTTASAEDPASNSLENGRIVVGPDYELASELKDQGAPQGKQFEFMMPLSESKIFDGTDSTLDPRKDVRKERKIVVYVPAAYQDGTAAPFLVMHDGPSRLNLVRNALDNMTISKDPSRRLPAFIAIAVQNGGNDSKGSQRGLEYDTMSDRLARFIQLEVLPAVENHPEIRAAYPNFKLTDDPWGRGVMGCSSGGAAALTMGWFRPDWFRRLITYSGTFVDQQDDDAPEEAEYPLGAWEYHSSMKLIENSEKKPLRIFTHVAENDNRANDPESTYHNWVMANERTADALEAKGYQYRYVFSKATRHCDRKVFEATLADTLAWMWHGYEADAE, from the coding sequence ATGCAAAATTCTTGTCACTCGCCGATTCGATCTTGGCTGGGAGCCGTGGCTCCGATCGCACTGCTTGGCTTCTTTGGTACGACTGCATCGGCCGAGGATCCAGCGTCCAATTCGCTCGAAAACGGCCGGATTGTCGTCGGTCCGGACTATGAGTTGGCCTCGGAGCTGAAAGATCAGGGAGCACCGCAGGGCAAACAGTTTGAGTTCATGATGCCGTTGTCGGAAAGCAAGATTTTCGATGGCACGGATTCCACGTTGGATCCACGCAAAGACGTTCGCAAGGAACGCAAAATCGTGGTCTATGTTCCAGCGGCTTACCAAGACGGGACTGCAGCGCCGTTCCTGGTCATGCATGATGGACCGAGTCGTTTGAACTTGGTACGCAACGCACTGGACAACATGACGATCTCAAAGGATCCCAGTCGTCGCCTTCCCGCCTTCATTGCGATCGCAGTTCAAAACGGTGGCAATGACAGCAAAGGCAGCCAACGTGGATTGGAATACGACACGATGTCAGACCGATTGGCTCGGTTCATCCAGTTGGAAGTTTTGCCAGCCGTTGAGAACCACCCTGAGATTCGGGCGGCCTACCCGAATTTTAAGTTGACGGATGACCCCTGGGGGCGTGGCGTGATGGGGTGCAGCAGTGGCGGTGCCGCAGCCCTGACGATGGGCTGGTTTCGTCCGGATTGGTTCCGCCGCTTGATCACTTACTCGGGCACGTTCGTCGATCAGCAAGACGATGATGCACCCGAGGAAGCCGAGTACCCGCTGGGGGCTTGGGAGTATCACTCGAGCATGAAGCTGATTGAAAACAGCGAGAAGAAACCGCTTCGGATTTTCACGCACGTTGCGGAGAACGACAATCGAGCCAACGATCCGGAGTCGACCTATCACAACTGGGTGATGGCCAATGAGCGAACCGCGGACGCGCTGGAGGCCAAGGGCTATCAGTATCGGTATGTGTTCTCGAAAGCCACCCGGCACTGCGACCGCAAAGTGTTCGAAGCGACCTTGGCCGACACGCTGGCTTGGATGTGGCACGGCTACGAGGCGGATGCGGAGTAG
- the lepA gene encoding translation elongation factor 4 produces MKHIRNFCIIAHIDHGKSTLADRLIQSCGGVTQREFHDQMLDSMDIERERGITIKSNTVTLNYTAKDGEAYQLNLIDTPGHVDFSHEVRRSLMACEGALMVVDASQGVEAQTVANLYLALEYDLELLPVINKIDLPAADVDRVRGEIDEDLGLDPFVAIPVSAKTGQGIEDVLEGIVKNLPAPQGDPKAPLKALVFDAFFDKYRGVILQCRVMEGTLKPKDEIHFMHADRDFTVDELGYNQFKLVPKKELAAGEVGYIVAGVKSVQDIEIGDTITLANHPAKEPIPGYQPARQVVFSSVYPMSTDEYQDLTKALEKLSINDAALTFEKDSSAALGFGYRCGFLGLLHLDVVQERLQREFDIGLVISAPSVQYKIKLKDGSTQDVDNPTYWPDPSTIDSVSEPYIKAQILIPEEYVGPVMELCREHRSESQTMNYLSAGRLEVTSEMPLGEVLFDFYGKLKMITRGYGSFDYVPIEYRKTDIVKVDILVNKEPVDALAYLVHRDKSRARAMHYCEQLAEAIPRHQFKIPIQGAIGGTVIARTTIAPYRKDVTAKLYGGDVSRKKKLLEKQKKGKAKMKQFGSVNIPQKAFISVLRTDKD; encoded by the coding sequence ATGAAACACATTCGCAATTTTTGCATCATCGCCCACATCGATCACGGCAAGTCCACCTTGGCGGACCGGCTGATCCAATCCTGCGGCGGTGTGACTCAACGTGAGTTTCACGATCAAATGCTCGACTCGATGGACATCGAGCGGGAACGAGGCATCACGATCAAAAGCAACACGGTCACGCTGAACTACACGGCGAAAGACGGTGAGGCGTACCAACTGAATCTGATCGACACGCCCGGCCACGTTGATTTCTCGCACGAAGTCCGCCGGTCGCTGATGGCCTGCGAAGGGGCTCTGATGGTCGTCGACGCCTCCCAGGGGGTCGAAGCTCAAACCGTCGCCAACCTGTACCTGGCGCTCGAATACGACCTGGAACTGCTGCCGGTCATCAACAAAATTGATTTGCCCGCCGCCGATGTCGACCGCGTTCGCGGAGAAATCGACGAGGACCTGGGACTGGATCCCTTCGTCGCGATTCCGGTTTCCGCCAAAACCGGCCAGGGAATCGAAGACGTGCTCGAAGGAATCGTCAAGAACCTGCCCGCTCCGCAGGGCGACCCCAAGGCACCACTGAAGGCGTTGGTGTTTGACGCCTTCTTCGACAAGTATCGCGGTGTGATCCTGCAATGCCGTGTCATGGAAGGAACCCTCAAACCCAAAGACGAGATCCACTTCATGCACGCCGATCGCGACTTCACCGTCGACGAACTCGGCTACAACCAATTCAAGCTGGTTCCCAAGAAGGAACTGGCCGCGGGCGAAGTCGGCTACATCGTCGCGGGCGTCAAATCGGTGCAAGACATCGAAATCGGCGACACGATCACGCTGGCCAACCACCCCGCGAAGGAACCAATCCCCGGTTATCAACCCGCACGCCAAGTCGTGTTCTCGTCGGTTTATCCGATGAGCACCGACGAATACCAAGACCTCACCAAGGCACTCGAGAAGCTCTCGATCAACGACGCCGCACTGACGTTTGAAAAAGACAGCTCTGCGGCACTGGGATTTGGCTACCGCTGCGGATTCCTCGGCTTGCTGCACCTGGACGTGGTGCAAGAACGCTTGCAGCGCGAATTTGACATCGGACTGGTCATCTCGGCTCCCTCGGTGCAGTACAAAATCAAACTCAAAGATGGCTCCACGCAGGACGTCGACAACCCGACCTACTGGCCTGATCCCTCGACCATTGACTCGGTCAGCGAGCCTTACATCAAAGCTCAGATCTTGATCCCAGAGGAGTACGTCGGCCCGGTGATGGAACTTTGCCGAGAGCATCGGAGCGAGAGCCAAACGATGAACTACTTGTCAGCCGGACGCTTGGAAGTCACCAGCGAAATGCCGCTGGGCGAAGTCCTGTTCGACTTCTATGGCAAGCTGAAGATGATCACGCGTGGTTATGGATCGTTCGACTACGTGCCGATCGAGTACCGCAAAACCGACATCGTCAAAGTTGACATCCTGGTCAACAAGGAGCCCGTCGACGCGCTCGCTTACCTCGTGCACCGTGACAAATCACGCGCACGTGCCATGCACTACTGCGAGCAACTCGCCGAAGCGATCCCACGTCACCAGTTCAAGATTCCGATCCAAGGTGCGATCGGTGGCACCGTGATCGCACGAACCACGATCGCCCCGTATCGCAAAGACGTGACCGCAAAACTTTACGGTGGCGATGTGAGTCGCAAGAAGAAGCTGCTGGAAAAACAGAAGAAAGGCAAAGCCAAGATGAAACAGTTTGGCAGCGTCAACATCCCGCAAAAAGCCTTCATCTCCGTGCTCCGCACCGACAAAGACTGA